The nucleotide sequence GTTAGATCCAGACAACAAAGTCAGAAGGGCATTAATAGCTTTACCTGATAGAAAAGCCTTTAGTTTGGGCATGTATTTGGCCCTATTGTATCTGGAAAAACAAGGGGTCACCCTCACCGTCACCCCCAAAAACCACTACTGGCAACTAGGCAATGCCGTCTTTAAACCCCTGGAAAGCAATGATGGCGGTTACAGTGGTGCAGACAGTGGCGGCTATCAGATAATGCTTAACTGGAGGGGAGATGTGCGTCACTTTGAAACCGTTAGTTTATTTGATGTGTTGGACAACCGACTGCCTCCCGACTGGGGGAAAGACAAAATCATCCTCATTGGCTTTGTGGGAGAAAGTTTCCAGGATGTGTTACTAACCCCTTATACTAACAGTCCAGACAAAAGAATGCCGGGAGTAGAAGTACATGCTAATATTATAAGTCAGGTGATTAGTACTGCCTTAGATGGTCGTCCTCTAATAAAAAGCTGGACAGAAACTCGGGAAAACCTCTGGATTGTATTTTGGACATCCATTGGCAGTATCATCACCTGGAGTCAAAGAAAAAGTAGCAAATTCCAACGGGGGATAATCATCTTTCTGGGGGTGGAAGTCGTCTTAGTAGCCATTGTCTACCAGGCATTCCTCCTCAGTTGGTGGCTTCCCCTTATTCCCCCCCTAGCCGGTTTGATTCTCACTGCCAGCGGGATTACTCTCTATACTGCCAGGAATGCCGCTAAGATTCGTTCCACCTTCGGGCGTTACCTGAGTAATGAAATTGTAAATACACTATTGGAGACTCCCGGGGGTGTTAAACTGGGTGGCGAGAGACGCACTATTACCATCCTTACCTCCGACTTGCGTGGTTTTACGGCCATCAGTGAACAAGTGCCCCCAGAAGAGGTGGTGAAAATACTGAATTTTTACCTGGGACACATGGCCAATGTTATAACCTCATACAATGGTACTATAGACGAATTCATGGGGGATGGTATCCTAGTGTTATTCGGCGCGCCTGTAAGCAGGAAAGACGATGCGGATAGGGCAGTAGCTTGTGCCATCGCCATGCAACTGGCTATGGACGATGTAAACAAACAGGTTACAGCCTGGGGTTATCCCCCCCTGAAAATGGGCATTGGTATCAACACAGGGGAGGTAGTAGTGGGTAATATTGGTTCGGAAAAAAGGACAAAATATGGAGTAGTAGGCAGTGAGGTGAATCTTACCTATAGAATCGAATCCTATACTAGGGGAGGGGAAATCCTCATCAGCGAGAAAACCCTAAACAGTCTCAAATCAAAGGTGTCTATAGCGGAAACCAGACAGGTATCTCCCAAGGGGGTAAAACAACCAATTACCATCTACAATATTACTGGAATCGAGGGCAAGTACAATCTCCAACTGCCGAAAATAGAAGAGAAAACCATCCCCCTTAGCCGTACCATCGCCGTCACCTACTCCTTGTTGAATGAGAAAGACGTTGCCACCCAAACCTATAAGGGGGAAATCCTACAACTCATTGTAAGAGACATCGAAAGGGGGGCTATTGTTAAGGCTGACTTTCTCCCCCATCCCCTAGATAATCTCAAATTTACCCTCTGCCACTACCAACGAGAGGATATTTACGGGAAGGTGACTGCCGTGGCGGAAGGAGAAAACACCTTTAAGGTTTACTTTACCTACCTTTCCACCACAGTAGAAAAAATCCTCTACAACCCCGTCACCGAGGCATGCTAAACTGACGCTCATATACCTCGTCTTCCTTGCCAGCCTCCACCTCTAAGTCACTGCGGGGATAAGCCACACACAACAACACATACCCCTCTGCCTGTAACTCGGGGGATAAACCCATGCCATCACTCTGATCTACCTCTCCCCTGATAATTTTAGCAGCACAGGTGGTACAAACCCCGGCACCACAAGAAAAGGGCAAGTCAATATTGTTTCTTTGAGCTACATCCAGAATCTTCTCGTTTTCCGCTACCTGGAAACTGTAAGTTTGTCCCTGATGGGTTACCTTTACTGTATAGGTTTTAGTCATTTTGTGGTAGACTGTATCTCTTTATCGTCACAGAGTTAGATTATAGTCCTAGTTGTTACCTTTGGGGAGGCTGGGGTGGTAATTTTCCCCCCAACCTGGATTATACAAAACTACACAGCAGGTTCAACCAAATTCTCTTCCCCTTCTATAACCCGGGCGGAAATAATCTTGTCTTCAGGAGTAATCTCTTCTAACACCTCCGCGCCTTCCACTACATACCCAAAAACGGCAAAACGCCCATCCATCAGGTTATACCCTGGTGGTGTTAACTCATTGTCAAACTTGAAGAAGAAAAATTGGGACGAACCTCCGTTAGGATCAGTACTGGGACGTGCCAAAGCTACTGCCCCATAGGCGCTAAAGGGCAATACCGGTTGTGCCAGAGGTTTGCCCACATCCTCCGTGGTAAACCCATAAAGAGGCTCAGATTCCCCTTTCAACAGTATTTCTAATGGTATCGCTCTGTATTTACCTGTTTTCGGGTCAATGAATCCCTCCTCTGGCCCTTCTGGGTCACCTGTTTGTACTACAAAGCGATCTTCAACCCTAATAAAGGGAAGGCCATCATAGAATTTCCGTTTTACCAAGTCCACAAAATTACCGGCAGTTACAGGGGCACTATAGCCATCCACCACTACAATCATATCCCCTTTAGTGGTTTTGATTTCCACCTTTGCACGCCCCAAAAGTTGTGGCAGATGAGAGTATTCCTCGGGCACCTTGAAAGGGAAGCCCTTTACCATGCTTTCTTCTAATTCAGTGATGTTGTCCAGGATATTGTCTCGTAGTTGCAAAATCTCCTCCTTGTCTTCTGCCGCCACCGCCTCCTCTAATTTACCCACCTTTTCGGTGATGGCTGCCAGTAATTCTTCCCCCCTAGCTCTTTTTTCCTCAGGCACACTGGCTAAAATCTCATCTTTCCGGTTTTTCAGCAAAAATGAGGCATTTTTCACCTTCTTTGCCACCAAAGACCAACGTTTTCGTCTTGCCTCCTTCTCCACCTGTTCTATATCCCTCTGAATCTCTCTGATAACCTTGTTATCTATGGGGAGGGCGTAACGTAGTATAGCCTCAGGATCAGTAATAGCATCTCCCTGTGCCAATGCCGCTTTAGCCGACTTTGTGGTTACAGGGTTAAGGAGAAATAGGACTACAATTAAAATGCATTTTATTATTAGGCTCCACCAATTGTTTTTCATAATATCAGTTTTCATCATAAAATTTCCCCTTTTCATTATTTCATAAAACCACAAATCTATAGTCACGCCCTTAGGGTTTTCTCCTATGGCACTGGTAACCGCAGAATTTGCGGGTACACCGAGGGTCTTTTGAGCTTATTCCACTGTTATCATGTTTCTCATATATATGCCCGATGAGTGAAATTTTGCCCATGTTGCTTTCCTTTGGAGATTGGGATTATTTTCTGCTACGAATAACTGCAAATCTCATTACAACCGTCAGTTATTGTCTTATCAGCACCGTATTAATTTGGCTTGTTTGTCGTGGTGACTATCTCTTTCCTCGTGCCCCTCTCCAATTGTTACTACTACTAGTTATTCTCTCCTATTTTACCTATCTAACCAGTATTATTAATACTTCCTCTCCTCCCAACCTTTTATTCCTTTTAATATTTATCTTCACCCCTATTTTTGCTACCCTCGCCCTCATGAAAACACTCCATTCAATCGCCCTTTTACAAGGTTTATCTTCCACAGCTACCCTTCCACAAGCTGGGGCCGAAGACACCCCATCCAAGCTAATATCAAAAAGCCCCCTGGAAATTCAAACTCTTAACCAAAGACTTCAACGCCAAATAGAATTAGAAAAGATGGCTACCCAAATCTCTAGAATGTTTATCAAAGTCTCCCCTGAAGACATAGAACAAAAAATTAACTACTCTCTCCAATCTTTGGCTAATTTCCTTCAAGCAGATAGGGCAGCTTTAATCCTTTTTGAGGAGGGTAATTTTCTGCCCCGTGCTCAGTTTCTCTACGGATATGAAGACAAGAGTTTTGCCAATTTAAAACTAAATATGGCTGCCTTTTTGAACGATAATGTGTTAGAACAGACTCGAGACGTCGGCGTGTTGAACGGTGTAACAGAGGTGGAAATAGATGACTTAAAAGTCACAGCTATACCCCTGGTAACTGAAAAGACGTGGGGATGCTTGATGTTAGAATCGGAGAATAAAAAGAGACTGTGGCGAGAGGAGGAGAAGAATTTTTTGGTTTTGATAGCGGACATTCTTGCCAAAGGGATAGATAGTTTCCGCTGCCGGGAAAAGCTAAAAAAATGTAATTTGGAACTGCAAAATTCTAATCAAGAATTAGAGCAATTTGTCTACATAGCTTCTCATGATTTACAAGAACCTCTAAGGGTAGTTAGCAGTTTCTGTGAGATTTTGGCTGAAGAATATGGAGATAAATTTGATGAGGAGGGTAGACAATATCTAGGTTTTGTTATTAAAAGTTCCCAGAGAATGAAAGAGCTAATAAAAGATTTATTAGCCCTGTCCAGAATTCACACAAGGGCAAGGGAATTTACCCCGGTAGATTGTAATGAAGTGTTGCAGGAAGCACTGGAGAATTTGAAGATAGCAATTGCGGAGAAAAATGCACAGGTAAAGGCCGAAAAACTGCCTACGGTAATGG is from Geminocystis sp. M7585_C2015_104 and encodes:
- a CDS encoding 2Fe-2S iron-sulfur cluster binding domain-containing protein, whose protein sequence is MTKTYTVKVTHQGQTYSFQVAENEKILDVAQRNNIDLPFSCGAGVCTTCAAKIIRGEVDQSDGMGLSPELQAEGYVLLCVAYPRSDLEVEAGKEDEVYERQFSMPR
- a CDS encoding GAF domain-containing protein — its product is MSEILPMLLSFGDWDYFLLRITANLITTVSYCLISTVLIWLVCRGDYLFPRAPLQLLLLLVILSYFTYLTSIINTSSPPNLLFLLIFIFTPIFATLALMKTLHSIALLQGLSSTATLPQAGAEDTPSKLISKSPLEIQTLNQRLQRQIELEKMATQISRMFIKVSPEDIEQKINYSLQSLANFLQADRAALILFEEGNFLPRAQFLYGYEDKSFANLKLNMAAFLNDNVLEQTRDVGVLNGVTEVEIDDLKVTAIPLVTEKTWGCLMLESENKKRLWREEEKNFLVLIADILAKGIDSFRCREKLKKCNLELQNSNQELEQFVYIASHDLQEPLRVVSSFCEILAEEYGDKFDEEGRQYLGFVIKSSQRMKELIKDLLALSRIHTRAREFTPVDCNEVLQEALENLKIAIAEKNAQVKAEKLPTVMADRFQLIQLWQNLVSNAIKFNRSPIPIVEITAESLEGEWRFCVADNGIGIAPEFRERIFIIFQRLHSDMEFEGTGIGLAICRKIVTRHGGKIWVESEEGKGAKFYFTLPKHR
- a CDS encoding peptidylprolyl isomerase, which translates into the protein MKNNWWSLIIKCILIVVLFLLNPVTTKSAKAALAQGDAITDPEAILRYALPIDNKVIREIQRDIEQVEKEARRKRWSLVAKKVKNASFLLKNRKDEILASVPEEKRARGEELLAAITEKVGKLEEAVAAEDKEEILQLRDNILDNITELEESMVKGFPFKVPEEYSHLPQLLGRAKVEIKTTKGDMIVVVDGYSAPVTAGNFVDLVKRKFYDGLPFIRVEDRFVVQTGDPEGPEEGFIDPKTGKYRAIPLEILLKGESEPLYGFTTEDVGKPLAQPVLPFSAYGAVALARPSTDPNGGSSQFFFFKFDNELTPPGYNLMDGRFAVFGYVVEGAEVLEEITPEDKIISARVIEGEENLVEPAV
- a CDS encoding adenylate/guanylate cyclase domain-containing protein, coding for MEGIRRLKSFFWYWRGVFIATPLVSAVVILCRYVGLFQPLELFAYDLLLKWRPPETRDERIVIVGIGEEDVDRIGTALISDKIYAELLKKLLKRQPVAIGLDIYRDVPIPPGTTELNQVFAENDNIIGIEKMIGDTRQYRVKPPPILKAKNQVGFNDMVLDPDNKVRRALIALPDRKAFSLGMYLALLYLEKQGVTLTVTPKNHYWQLGNAVFKPLESNDGGYSGADSGGYQIMLNWRGDVRHFETVSLFDVLDNRLPPDWGKDKIILIGFVGESFQDVLLTPYTNSPDKRMPGVEVHANIISQVISTALDGRPLIKSWTETRENLWIVFWTSIGSIITWSQRKSSKFQRGIIIFLGVEVVLVAIVYQAFLLSWWLPLIPPLAGLILTASGITLYTARNAAKIRSTFGRYLSNEIVNTLLETPGGVKLGGERRTITILTSDLRGFTAISEQVPPEEVVKILNFYLGHMANVITSYNGTIDEFMGDGILVLFGAPVSRKDDADRAVACAIAMQLAMDDVNKQVTAWGYPPLKMGIGINTGEVVVGNIGSEKRTKYGVVGSEVNLTYRIESYTRGGEILISEKTLNSLKSKVSIAETRQVSPKGVKQPITIYNITGIEGKYNLQLPKIEEKTIPLSRTIAVTYSLLNEKDVATQTYKGEILQLIVRDIERGAIVKADFLPHPLDNLKFTLCHYQREDIYGKVTAVAEGENTFKVYFTYLSTTVEKILYNPVTEAC